The Methanococcoides sp. AM1 DNA window CTCACGCTTATAAATAACACTGCAAGCTTCAACAAACGTGACGGAATCTACCTTGATCGTTCTCACTACAACGTGCTGGAAGGCAACACAGCAAATTCAAACGGTGAACATGGAATTTATCTTAATGATTTTTCCTGGGGCAATTATCTGGGAAACAACACTGCTTCGAATAATGAGCACGGAATCATGTTGTATTATTACAGCGACCATAACTCATTGATCAATAATACTGCAAACTCGAACGAACAATATGGCATCTATCTGAATGAAACCAGTAACAACAGTATCGAGGGAAACACTGCAAACTCGAATAAAATGCATGGAATATACCTGAAATCTTCCACCTTCAACACGATCATTAATAATACTGCAAATTTCAATGGCTATCATGGTATCGATCTTAATCAATCCAATAACAAAACTGTGAATACCGATATCATAACACATGATTTCAAATATTGCAAGTTCCTTGAAGATTCCAGCAATAACAATACCGTGAGTGGAAATCATCTATTCGACAATGGCAAAGGTCTCGTTGCAAATGTTTCTGAAAATAACATCGGCATCAACTACATCAACGATAGGGGAATTACCGAGATGCCTTTTATCGGTTCCGTGCTGACATTGATCATATTGGGAATTGCATTTATGTTTATGAGAAAAGAATGAGATTCAACAGGCTTAATAAAAAGACTGTTGAGAGGGTAAGAGTCAAAGCAGCCAATACAGATAACCATTTATACAGTTTGAAACTATATTTCAATGTACTTTCAGAAGAAAAATACCATTCGGAGGCTCAGGGGGAACACCGGAAATATCGGGGAGCCAGTTCCGGAATGGAAACACAATCGATCACTACGGAGGAGTCTCTAAAATGATAAGTGAAAGGATGACAGATGCGCTTAACACACAGATCAACAAGGAAATGTATTCCGCATATCTTTACATGGCAATGTCAGCTCACAGTTCTAACGTCGGGCTAAACGGATTTGCGAACTGGTTCATGGTCCAGTATCAGGAAGAAATGTTACACACCATGAAGCTCTACAACTATGTTAGCGATCAGGGAGCACCTGTCAAACTCATGCAAATCGATGAACCACCACAGGAGTTCGGCACTGCACTTGACATGCTTTATGCAACCCTTGAACATGAGCAGTTCATCACAAAATCCATCAATGATCTAGTGGACCTTGCCATCGAAGAGAAGGACCATGCAACCCACATCTTCCTCCAGTGGTACATCACCGAGCAGATCGAGGAAGAAGGCAATGACAATGAGATCATCGACAAGCTCAAACTTGCAGGAGAAGAAGGAAATGGCCTGTTCATTATAGACAAGGAACTCTCTGCAAGGGTATTCAACCCGCCTGCAGCAGTAACCGACTGGACACAGATCAGGTGATATCAATGACAGGAAATACAGAAGAAATAAAGCAGGTCAAAGGCTCCATGCCAAAGGCTATCAAGATGGCAAAGGAAATGGACGATGACTTCGGTCAGGGACTTGCAGGATTCTACAAGGCCATCTGGAAGGACAGGGAAGACGGCCTTTCAATGAAGAACAAGCACCTTATCGTCTTTGCCATAGCATGTTCAAAGAACAACACCAACAGTGCAAAGAAGATCCTTGTGAAACTCAAGAAACACGGTGCTACAAGGGCAGAGGTCCTGGACGCAATGATGATGGCAGCATGGACTGGCGGTATCCAGAACTTTACTGACATCAGCACTGACGTGCTGCCTGAAATGGATAAACTTGGATACTAAGACCTGATCCGGGTCTTAACTTCTTTTTTAATTAGTAGTCTCAGTAAAACTAAGCTGCAGAATGAAGTTTTACGAAAATAAATGATAAAAACAAAAACAGAAGAGCGAAAGCTCACTCTTCGTCGTAATAACCGATCTCTTCTTTTGTCAGGTAGCATGCAGGGTCATCTGCCCAGACATTGCCGTAGACAGCCTCTGCCCGTACACGGAAATTGCCGTTGCAGACATCGAACCATTTGCACTTTGCACACCTGTCGGCATTTGCCTTTATGAGTGGCTTCCTGTCCTTGAGACCTGCCATAAGGTCATCGTCAAGGTCTGTCCAGATCTCACTGAACTTCCTGTCCTTCACGTTTCCGAAGCTGTAGTGTCTCCAGAACTGATCAGGGTGTACTGAACCATCCCATGAAACACAGCCAAAGCCGATACCTGTGGAATTACCACGGTTCATCTGCAGGAGCTCATATACCTCATCTGCACGCTCGGGGTTCTCTTCTGCCAGTCTCATGTAGATGTACGGACCGTCGCAGTGGTTGTCCACTGTCAGGACCTCAACAGGCATTCCCTTTTCATGAAGCTCCTTCGTGCGGTCCATGATCAGGTCAACCGTCTTGCGGCTGTCCTCCAGTGAAAGGTCCTCATCGATGATCTTAGTACCCCTTCCGGCATACACCAGATGGTAGAAACAGATACGTGGGATGTTCTCTTCCTCGAGCATATCGAAGATCGCAGGAATGTCAGCCACATTTTGCTTGTTGATGGTAAAACGCAGTCCCACCTTGATGCTTTCTCTCTGGCAATTGCGAAGACCTGTCATTGCAGCATCGAAAGCACCTTTCATGCCACGGAACTTGTCATTTGTCTCACGCACACCGTCAATGGAGATTCCCACATATGAAAGACCGATCTCCTTGAGCGTCTTTGCCATTTTTTCGTCGATAAGCGTACCGTTGGTGGAGATCACCGCACGCATTCCCTTGGAGATAGCATACTCGGCCAGTTCAGGAAGGTCCTTGCGCATCAGCGGTTCGCCGCCTGAGAAAAGTATCACAGGTGAGCCGAACTCAGAAAGATCGTCGATCAGTTCCTTGCCCTGCTCGGTGGTCAGCTCATCCTTGAACTCGATGTCCTTTGCGTGTGCATAGCAGTGAACACAGCGAAGGTTGCAGCGCCTGGTCATGTTCCAGACGACAACAGGCTTCTTGTCCTTTGCGAATTGCAGCAGGTGTGACGGAAGTCGTTTTGAATCCCGCCCGTAACGAAGGGCGTCTGATGGTTCAACAGTTCCGCAATAGAGTTTTGAGATTCCTATCATTGTGATCCTCCTGCAATATTAGTAAAATATCAAATTTTCCGTTTTTCATTTTAATTTAGTTGTTCTCAACTGCTTCCTTTGCAACCCTGAGAATCTCTTTGAAAGTGTATTCATCCGGTGTGACGTTCACTTCAACACCATGTTCCTTCAACGTATTGGCTGTAGGAATACCAATTGCAGCCACCAGTGAATCGGCAAGCACTTGCCTTATCTCGTCGCCTGCACCCATTGCTGCTGCCTGGTCGAAGAAACTACGCACCATCATGGAACTTGTAAATGCAAACACATCGATCTCTTTGTTGAGACTTCTGGTAATAAGCTCCTCCTGCAATGGTCCTTTAGGCATTGTCAGGGTATAGACCTTTGTCTCAAGAACGTTCGCACCACAATCCCTGAGTCCGGATATCAGCAACGTTGAACCGTAAGCGCTCCTTGCAGTATCTATGTTCTTACCCTTGACGTCAGGACAGAGGAACTCAACAAGTCCTTCTGAACTGTAAACACCAGGCATCCCCATAACTTCGATACCAAGCTTTTCCAGTTGCTTCCGAGTTGTTGGACCAATAGCGATAACTTTGGTTATGTTGAGCGCTTCGATGAAATCATCACGCTTTTCCTCAGCAATCTTCTCCAGAGTGAAATCAATTCCATTAGCACTTGTAAATATCACATAATCGGAAACGCCGGAGAATACGTTCTCTGCAAAAGTGCCAAAGTACTCATCCTCCATAGCCTCAAGCTCGATCATGGGAACGGCCACTACCTCAAAACCAAAGGATTCCGCAAGTTTCCGGGAACCTTCAACGTATCCCTGAGGCCTCATGATTGCAATAACAGGCTTACGATCAGTTGCATCCATATGAACATCTCTTAAATCCAAACATCAATTATTAATTTACTATCAGATAGCAATCCACAAACTCTTTAGATCTGGGAACCCAGTATCTCATGGAGCTTGACAACATCACCAATTACTGTGAGTGCCGGCGCTTTTACATTCTGGTCCTTTGAGATCTGTGCGATGGTACCAACTGTGCCGATGGTCACGCGCTGGTCAGGACGTGTTCCCCTCTCGACCATTGCAACAGGTGTCTTTGGGTCCTTCCCGAATTTCATGAGCTCGTTCATGTTGCGTTCAAGCATCTTGACCCCCATGAAGATAACGATCGTTCCGCCAAAAGCTGCAAGTGTCTCCCAGTCAAGAGCTGTCTCTTCCTTAGTAGGGTCCTCGTGTCCTGTGATAAAGGTCACCATTGAAGCATGATCCCTGTGGGTTACCGGGATACCTGCATAAGCAGTAGCAGCCAGTGCGGATGTAATGCCAGGCACTACTTCGAACTCAATACCTGCCTCGACAAGTTCTTCAGCTTCTTCTCCACCACGGCCGAACATGTACGGATCTCCGCCTTTAAGACGGACTACCATCTTGCCTTCCTTTGCCTTCTCAACGATCACATCGTTGATCTCGCTCTGGGTCAGTGTGTGATCGCCTGCATGCTTGCCTGCATCTACCTTCTCAGCTGCCTCCGGCATGGTATCCAGGATCTGCTTTCCCGGAAGCTGGTCATACACAATGACATCAGCTGTATCCATAAGCCTGCGAGCCTTCACGGTCATCAGTTCAGGGTCACCGGGACCTGAGCCTACAAGATATACTTTTCCGTATTTTTGAGCCATATTACCAGATATCCTCAATTTCTATTTTGCTGATGGTAAGAACCTGATACAATAAATAGATTGATATGCTATTCTTTCGGGATTGTAAAGATATGATCAGAACAAAAGTTCTTCAGCTTTTGAAAATAGCATAATGTGAAGAAAAAGACCTATTGAAAAGAAAGAAAAGATTACCCAATGAAAATTGAGTAACATGACGCGATCAGCTTTTATCCAGAATATATAGAAGCATTTCCTTGTTCAGTTTCCCCTCACGTGAAAGCTTCGCAGCAATATCATCATCTGCAATTCCTTCCAATTTCATTTCTTTGATCTTCTCAATGATCGCAGGTGAGATGCTGTAGTACTCATTAATATCCTTCCTGTGCCCCCAAACATCGCCTTCAACAAGCTTTATGCCCTGCATTTCCAGAAACATTTCTATGGATTTGGAAACAGTCCTACGGTATGATGTAGGTATCTGGATAACTTCTACATCCTTGCATCTTTTTATGAGATTGAAGATATCCTCGTTCGATGGCCTGAATGCAAGGTGGATCACTTTTTCGCCGGCGTCAAGGTTTAGAATTTCATCTCTTTTGCTTACGACTCTAATTTTCATAGGAACACCCCATTATATTCAAACAGTTAAACATAACTTATCAAATTAATTATTAATAAGTGACCTATTAAATAATTGACGACTGAAAAGTTCTTTAGGAACTATCAGTCATTGAGGCGAAGTTTCACAGAATCAGCATGTGCCTGAAGTCCTTCTTTTTCAGCAAGAGATATTATCGTATCCCCTATCGAGCTTAAGCCTTCCTTTGTTATCTTCTGTATAGTAGAGTACTTCAGGAAGTGGTGGATGTTCAGACCGGAGTATATCTTAGGGTAGCCGGCGGTGGGAAGCACGTGGTTCGTACCTGATGCATAATCACCTGCTGCCACAGGAGCATAATTGCCAACAAAGATGGAACCTGCATTCTCGATCCTCTCAAGCACAGCGTCGTCATCCCTCACCATGATCTCGAGGTGCTCCGGTGCGAAGTCATTGGAAATAGAGATACACTCATCCATTGTATCGGTCACAATAATAGCTGCATTCTCAAGGGATGAATCCACGATCTCTTTACGGACAGCTGCATCTGCCTGCTTTTTGACCTCATCGTTCGTCTGCTCCGCAAGGGAAGAAGATGTTGTCACAAGCACTGAAACAGACTTTGGATCATGCTCTGCCTGTGCAAGAATATCGGATGCGATCATAGCAGCATCCGCAGAATCATCTGCAATGATAAGAACTTCACTTGGACCTGCCGGAAAATCGATCTCTGCTTTATCACGCACCATCATCTTGGCAACGGTAACAAAGACATTTCCGGGTCCTACGATCTTATCGATCTTCAAAACAGATTCGGTACCATAGGCCATTGCTGCAATTGCCTGGACACCGCCCACCTTGTAAATGTGATCTGCACCTGCAACTTTAGCTGCTGCAAGTGTAAGCGGATTGATCTTGCCATCAGGACCCGGTGGTGTGCACATGACAACGCTCTTGACCCCAGCCACCTTTGCAGGAATGATGGTCATAAGTGCAGTGGAAGGATAGGAAGCCCTGCCCCCAGGCACGTAAGCACCAACCGATGCAAGAGGTGTGGCCATCTGGCCAAGCTTGATGCCAGGAGAAGGTTCGATGAACCATGTCTTCTGAGGAAGTTGTGCTGCATGGAAGTTCCTGATGTTCTCTGCTGCGATCCCAAGATGCCTTATAAGTTCGGCATCGACAAGCCCCATTGCCTCTTCGATCTCTTCAGGGGTCACTTCTATATCCTGAATGTCTGCCCTGTCGAACTTCTTCGTGTACTCACGCAGGCCATCGTCACCTTTTTCCTGCACATCCTTGAGTATTGATGAAACGGTATCTGTTACGTCCATCAGCTCTCCTGTGCGGTTAAGAAGCTTATCCATCTCTTCTTCGGTGACATCGGATAGGTGTTTATACAGCATATGATCATCTCATTATTAAGGTCAGAAAGGACAAAAACTGCATCTGGTCGCAGGTTTACGTCCTGATCAAATTATTTTAACATTACTGGAAATCACTGAATGTTTTCTGGTCTTTGTCCAGTAATGTATCTAGAGTATTTGAATTTATAGGTGCGCTCTTATCCACCTGTTTCCTGACACGAACGCCTATGTTCGAAAGGATATTTGCAGCCACATTAGGACCAACAAGCTTCGATAATACTGAATGATCGGCCTTTTTAAGTTCTGCAAGGGATACAAATCCGGCTTTGTAGAGCTTACGTGCACGGACACGTCCAACGCCCCTGATACCTACAAGCTCCATGAGCTCCGGACTGGCACCGTAATGTATCCTCTTCTCAAGTCCGCGTGCATAGGCAGAATATTTCACTCCGATCAGTTCCGCCAGTTTCGTGGTAGCATGCATAAGCCACTCTGCCGTATCTGCAAGAGCATGGATATCCCCTTCACCTACGTTGAAGTGCTGCGTGATGTCGTCTGCAGGGATCTCACTGATCCATTCGTCCAGCAACATTGCAGTCTTTACTTCCCCAAGGAACCACTCATAATCAACTTCCTTGAACTGATTCGGAACCTCAATGAAATCATCACTATGCGACATCACAAAATCATTGATCTTTACATAATCACCGCTTCGCATGTACAATTGCCTCATGTCAGGTGTACTGCATATTAAATGGAGAAGCGTAAGATCAGTAACATTGACAGCCTTTTTCAACCCATCCACGATCTTTGCCCCGGACATAGGATCGATATAAAGCATCGAAATAAGCTTTCCGAGCTGGGTCGAGCTTAAAGAGATCGAGGCCGATGTTTCGTTCTTCCCGATCATTTCATTCTCAGCCAGGAATTCGATGCAATCGTCAATAACATCCTCAAGGCTCCAGGTATCCTGCTGGAAAGCAAAGAACGTCGCACCCATGAATTCCATCAGCTCAGCCCTGTCAGATGCAAATCCGTTCACAATGGTAGAAAGAACGTGTGTCCTCAGGGCATTTTCAGTCCCAAGTTTCGACCAGATATCTTCTGCATCAGCTTCCACATAGTTTTCCAGCAACTGCTCAAATTCTGCATATTCCTTAGCAAGCAGCACCGATTCCCCGTAAGGATCGAGATGTGGACGACCTGCCCTTCCTGCCATCTGCTTATATTCAAGCACAGGGATCGGCTGCATGCCGAAATTTGAATCGAACCTGCGATAGTTCCTGATGATGACCCTCCTTGCAGGAAGGTTCAGGCCGGCTGCCAGTGTCGGGGTACTGGAGATAACTTTGATCAGGTTCTGCCTGAAACCGTCTTCCACGATCTTCCTGTGGGATGAGTTCAGACCCGCGTGGTGGAAAGCAACACCTTTCCTTATACAATTTGCAAGCACCTTTGCAGTATCGGTCTCACCGGCGGATTCCACCTCGTCCGCCATCTGAGCAAGTTTCCCGCGAACATCATTGTCAAGCAATTTCACAACCTTGTTCGAGGACGATTTTGCAAATCCCGTACAATTGCGACGGCTGCTCTCAAAAACAAGGCATTGTCCGCCTTCAATGATGGTATCAAGCACAAGATTTGTGGCATTATCCTTATCCCGGCGTTCTATCTTCTTCTGCTTTCCCAGGAAATTGATAGCCTCACCAAAGAAAACCCCCTCATGCAGATCAGTAGGTCGCCATTCGCTTAAGACAAGACCTGCATCAAGCCAGTCTGCCATCTCACGGGCATTTCCTACGGTAGCTGAAAGCGCGATGATCTGAGACTCCGGATTCAGACGCATAAGTTTGGTTATCGTGACCTCAAGGGTAGGACCCCTGTTCTTTGAATCAAGCAGGTGGATCTCATCCACAACAATGGTGTTAACCTCTTCCATCCACGAGGTCCCATTGCGAAGCAGTGAATCGGTCTTTTCAGAAGTTGCTACAATGATATCGTTAGAGCCAAGCCATTCATCCCTGGAATCAAAATCACCTGTTGATATGCCGACCTTGATACCAAAAGGTGCAAGCTCCCTGAACCGGTCGAACTTCTCAGACGCAAGTGCACGAAGTGGAACTATGTATAATGCTTTCCCACCGTTACGAATAGCCTTGAGCATTGCAAGCTCTGCCAGAAGTGTCTTTCCGGAAGCTGTGGGTATCGCAGCAAGAAGGTTCTTTCTTTCAAGCAGGCCATTATCGACAGCTTCAGCCTGTGGAGGATAAAGCTCCTTTATACCGGAATCTTCGTAGAAACGGATTATATCATCAGGAATATCAAGCTCTCTTATCAGCATGGGAATTTCACATCACATTACAGCGATTGTTTCAGTATCGTATAAGTAATTTATTAAAACTAGCTGAGGACCATCTGCTACAAAGGGTTAAATAATCCGGGATTTTACACTATTTGATGTACGTCGATGAGATCATATCCCGCCTAAAGAAATTGTACCCGAAAGGCTATTTCCATATCAACCGAGACCCATATTATCTTCTTATTTCCACGGTATTGTCCCAGCGTACCCGGGACGAGGTGACCATCCCGACGACCCAGAAGCTCTTTTCTGTTTTCGACACCCCTAAGAAGATGGCAACCGCCGACGTGGATGAACTTCGGGAACTGATAAGAGAAGTGGGTTTCTATAATGTCAAATCACAGCGCCTGATAGAGATCTCACGCGTGCTCCTGGATGAATATGAGGGAGTAGTTCCTGACGATATCGACAACCTTGTTAAGCTCCCGGGAGTTGGCAGGAAAACAGCTAATTGTGTACTCACCTATGCTTTTGACAAAGATGCCATAGCTGTCGATACTCACGTACATCGCATATCCAACAGGATGGGACTCGTTGAAACAGATACTCCTGAAGAAACAGAGATCGAGCTTGAAAAGGTGGTGGAGAAGGATATGTGGAAGGATATAAACGGGCTGATGGTACTTTTCGGCAAGAGTATCTGTCGTCCGGTGTCTCCGAAGTGTGATGTATGTATAATGAATGATATTTGTCCGAAGCTGATCTGATGTTTACCTAATATTGACTTTACATTGACCGAATGTTGATCTGAAGTTATGAACCTTATGCAGGAACAACAGAGGTCATTCAAATGTAAAAGGTTCACCATTTATCAAAAGCTGTTTTAGCACAGCTGAACAACCCGGACCAACTGAAACAATAACTGAGGTGCTTTTCACCTGCTCCTGTATTGGAACGCCCTCAGATTCAGGTACAAAGTAGCTTTCAATACCCCATCTAACGTTCAGTGTATCATCATAGCTACTTGTTACCACTCCTTTTATGCAGACATCTTCATCACTGACATCAGGTTTTCTATGGCTTACCGAATCTATGGTCCAGTATTTTTCTTTTTCCGAAAGGCTGGCGTATACTGACTCACCAATCATAAATTCGTGATCATAAGGAGTATTGTCAAGATCAATTGTTGAGATGTCATACCTCAGGTTCACATAATCCCCCCGGAAAATATCTCTGGGATCCACAGGTGCAGTCTTTAATAAAATGTCCTGTCCAAGGCTTAACGTGATCATTTTAGGCAGGAAGATCAATGTGAGAATGATCAAGGAATAGGCCATAAGCAAAAGGAATCTTCTTGAATTCATGAGAGATCAAACTCCTTTATCTCGCTTATAATGAAACGTCTCTTGTTTTCCATATACCAGCCAAGTGTTATGAGAATCAGACCTCCGGCAATGAAGGCAAGAGACCTTGGCAACAGCTCGTAAAGCGTTGTAAAATACAGGTGCAGCACACCCAGCACAAAGAAGAACATCCCGATATTGACGAACGGTACTGTAGCTTTATAATATCCGATCAGGATGCTGCCAATGGATAGTACAAAGAATATCAGGTTGAAAAATATGAATAATATTGTAGCTATTTGTGGATCTATTCGAGTGTAGGTGTAACCATACTCTGTAACCGATGTTGTAAATGAATCGATGAAAAAGGTCAACAACCATGCACCTATCCACCCTGAAAATGCCAGTGCAAGTACGATGAGCTCGTATTTTGTATTCTTGACCTTTTGGTACATTGAAATGTTCGATATCAAAAAGATAACTGATGTTACTGCAAATAACAGGAAGAACAACTGGACCTGCCAGTTTACCGGCGTGAGCCGTGTCAAGATGTCCCTGTATGGTGTTTCTAAACTAAAATAGAAGTATGAGATTAGGATGAAGAATAGACCAAAGCCCTGATGGATGATCCTGAAATGAGCATATTTTTCAAATTTCAGATGCAGTTGCCCAAGACCATAGAGATTGATACCTAATAGCAGATACAGCATAAATATCTCGAAACTGCTTTGTACCAGGTACCTGGCCTGTGAGATATAGAACGTTGTCCAGAGAACAAATGTGACTATATTCAATGATATAATAATTGAAGACCTGAAAGCATAACCGAACGGAAGTATTGCTAGGAACCACACCAGTAAAAGCCAGTGAGTATTTGCGTTCACGTTGAATATCTGAGCAGTCAGGAAAATTGTAGCACCAACGAACAACGAAGCAAGGAAAAGCAATGCTTCACCCATTAAAGGGTATGTTCTCCTGTTAAATTTTAATTCCCAGCCAACAAAATAGGTCCCATACGTTGTACCAAGCAGAAGTACCATTTTTGCAATATTAGGAATCCTTTGCCAGTTCGATGCAACAAATAGTATTGCTCCGATACCGATCAGGAAGGCACCCAATATTGAGATTACTGTTACAAGCTTTGATGTGTCCTTCTTCTTGTTGAGGTTTTCATTGCTGGAAGGTGCCTCAGCCAGCCCATATCTTGACAGGATCAGCTTTGCCTGATGATCGTCAATTATTCCTTCACTGCTCCAGTCTTCGACCTCTTCTCGGAGCCAAGCCTTATGATCATCTTCCCCCATTGCAATACTATTAAAGAATTTATGGATATTTAATGTTTTTGTTACGATGTTGGGATGGATAAAGAAATTGATCAAAAGCAAGAATTAGAGTAATCAAAAATGACATGAGAAATACAAAGTCAACAAAAAAGCAGGATTGAGCAAAATAAAAAGAAAGTAAAGGAACACGGCTGTTAAGCCGCTTTCCCGGATCAGTCGTTGCTAAGTTCACCGCTGAAGTACTTGTCGTAAGAGTACATGTCGAAGTGACCGTGTCCGCTAAGGCAGAACAGGATGGTCTTCTCTTCTCCGGTCTGCTTGCACTTGAGAGCCTCATCGATAGCGCATTTGATAGCGTGGGTGGACTCTGGTGCAGGTGGAATGCCTTCACTGCGGGCGAACATGACGCCTGCTTCGAATACCTCTACCTGATGATAGCTGGTAGCTTCCATAAGTTTATCTGCGGTCAACTGGCTGATTATAGGTGAGCAGCCGTGGTATCTCAAGCCGCCTGCATGGATGGCAGGTGGAATGAACTCGTATCCTAGTGAATACATCTTAAGGAGGGGGGTCAGTTTTGCCATGTCACCATAGTCATACTGGAACTTGCCGTCACAAAGGGTCGGACAGGCAGAAGGTTCCACAGCGATGATGCGTGGATCATGGGTTCCTTCGATCTTATCCCTCATGTATGGAAGGCTGATACCTGCAAGGTTACTTCCGCCACCACAGCAACCGATAACTATGTCAGGATATTCCTCGACCTTGTCGAGCTGCTGCTGGGCTTCAAGACCTATGACGGTCTGGTGTAACATAACGTGGTTGAGCACACTGCCAAGAGCATATTTGGTATTATCGTGCTTCACAGCATCCTCTACAGCTTCTCCGATAGCGATACCAAGACTGCCTGTTGTGTCCGGGTATTTCTCAAGCATGTGACGTCCAAACTCAGTATCAGGACTTGGTGAAGGCACTACCTGTGCACCCCACAGGTTGATCAGTGATTTCCTGTATGGTTTTTGCTCGAAGCTGGAGCGTACCATATAGACCTTACATTCGATATCAAAAAAATTACAGCTAAGTGAAAGTGCACTGCCCCACTGACCAGCTCCGGTCTCGGTGGTTATCCTCTCGGTGCCTTCTTTCATATTATAGTAAGCCTGTGCCACAGAAGTATTTGGTTTGTGACTGCCTGCAGGACTGACTCCTTCATATTTGTAGTAGATCTTTGCAGGAGTGTCAAGCATTTTTTCAAGCCTGTGTGCGCGGAACAGAGGAGCAGGTCTCCAGAGTTTGTATATTTCAAGAACCTCTTTTGGAATGTCAATGTATTTCTCACTGCTCATTTCCTGTTTAATGAGCTCCATCGGGAAAAGAGGAGCAAGGTTTTCTGGTGCCAGTGGCTCATTATTTGCAGGATTAAGTGGAGGAGCCAATGGAGTGGGCATATCCGGAAGGATATTATACCATTTTTTTGGCATCTCGTTTTCATCAAGTAGGATCTTAGTCTGTTCCATAGATATTCCTCATATAATGCACAAATAAGTACTATGATGTAGATTAAATTATGATATATAGGTGTTGTGTTCTAAAATGACAAGATATTCTAAAAGTTGCCTTCCTGATACCTAAAAGCACCACAGTAAAGAGAGCACTGAAGGCATTAGCTGAAACATTGAGAAAAAGTAAATTGTTTACCTGAAGTTATCGACCTGAACCCGCATCATGATCCATAGTTGGATATTATGATTGGATATTGATTGGATATTATGGCTTACATCCAAGAGATATCCGTTCTTCAGGAGAAAGTGACAGATAAAAATCAATTATCTGAAAATCATTGAATTCATTTTCATGCAATGAATCAAAGAACCTGTCAAGAGTGTGAATTGTCTTTTTATCCATTGGCTCTGTGGAAGCAAGTTTTTGCGCCTCTCTTTCCAGACCGATCTTGCTCAGGCTTGAAGTTATGCGTTCGATCGCCTCATTGTCATGTTTGATAAAATCCAGTCTGATCCTGTCAAGGTCACCATATCCGGGATTCATGCTGAAATCAGAACCATTGGAACTACTAAATTCCATTTCCCTGCAGTCCTTTGCGGTTATATCTGAATAAAGATTATTATACCTTCGGGTCAGGTCATTGTGCTTTTCGAGATACCAGGCCCAAAAACCATTGGAATTATTGTGGTTAGTCATCTCCTGATAGACCTCTAGCTGTCTGGATTTAGCATTTTCAACGATCCATTCCTTGCGCCACTTATTGAACTCCTCTTTAGAGCCGGTGTCTAACCTGGCAACATGATCCACTGTAAGACTGT harbors:
- a CDS encoding ferritin, with translation MISERMTDALNTQINKEMYSAYLYMAMSAHSSNVGLNGFANWFMVQYQEEMLHTMKLYNYVSDQGAPVKLMQIDEPPQEFGTALDMLYATLEHEQFITKSINDLVDLAIEEKDHATHIFLQWYITEQIEEEGNDNEIIDKLKLAGEEGNGLFIIDKELSARVFNPPAAVTDWTQIR
- a CDS encoding carboxymuconolactone decarboxylase family protein, with the protein product MTGNTEEIKQVKGSMPKAIKMAKEMDDDFGQGLAGFYKAIWKDREDGLSMKNKHLIVFAIACSKNNTNSAKKILVKLKKHGATRAEVLDAMMMAAWTGGIQNFTDISTDVLPEMDKLGY
- the ahbC gene encoding 12,18-didecarboxysiroheme deacetylase, which produces MIGISKLYCGTVEPSDALRYGRDSKRLPSHLLQFAKDKKPVVVWNMTRRCNLRCVHCYAHAKDIEFKDELTTEQGKELIDDLSEFGSPVILFSGGEPLMRKDLPELAEYAISKGMRAVISTNGTLIDEKMAKTLKEIGLSYVGISIDGVRETNDKFRGMKGAFDAAMTGLRNCQRESIKVGLRFTINKQNVADIPAIFDMLEEENIPRICFYHLVYAGRGTKIIDEDLSLEDSRKTVDLIMDRTKELHEKGMPVEVLTVDNHCDGPYIYMRLAEENPERADEVYELLQMNRGNSTGIGFGCVSWDGSVHPDQFWRHYSFGNVKDRKFSEIWTDLDDDLMAGLKDRKPLIKANADRCAKCKWFDVCNGNFRVRAEAVYGNVWADDPACYLTKEEIGYYDEE
- a CDS encoding uroporphyrinogen-III synthase yields the protein MDATDRKPVIAIMRPQGYVEGSRKLAESFGFEVVAVPMIELEAMEDEYFGTFAENVFSGVSDYVIFTSANGIDFTLEKIAEEKRDDFIEALNITKVIAIGPTTRKQLEKLGIEVMGMPGVYSSEGLVEFLCPDVKGKNIDTARSAYGSTLLISGLRDCGANVLETKVYTLTMPKGPLQEELITRSLNKEIDVFAFTSSMMVRSFFDQAAAMGAGDEIRQVLADSLVAAIGIPTANTLKEHGVEVNVTPDEYTFKEILRVAKEAVENN
- the cobA gene encoding uroporphyrinogen-III C-methyltransferase, whose amino-acid sequence is MAQKYGKVYLVGSGPGDPELMTVKARRLMDTADVIVYDQLPGKQILDTMPEAAEKVDAGKHAGDHTLTQSEINDVIVEKAKEGKMVVRLKGGDPYMFGRGGEEAEELVEAGIEFEVVPGITSALAATAYAGIPVTHRDHASMVTFITGHEDPTKEETALDWETLAAFGGTIVIFMGVKMLERNMNELMKFGKDPKTPVAMVERGTRPDQRVTIGTVGTIAQISKDQNVKAPALTVIGDVVKLHEILGSQI
- a CDS encoding DUF1699 family protein codes for the protein MKIRVVSKRDEILNLDAGEKVIHLAFRPSNEDIFNLIKRCKDVEVIQIPTSYRRTVSKSIEMFLEMQGIKLVEGDVWGHRKDINEYYSISPAIIEKIKEMKLEGIADDDIAAKLSREGKLNKEMLLYILDKS
- the hisD gene encoding histidinol dehydrogenase produces the protein MLYKHLSDVTEEEMDKLLNRTGELMDVTDTVSSILKDVQEKGDDGLREYTKKFDRADIQDIEVTPEEIEEAMGLVDAELIRHLGIAAENIRNFHAAQLPQKTWFIEPSPGIKLGQMATPLASVGAYVPGGRASYPSTALMTIIPAKVAGVKSVVMCTPPGPDGKINPLTLAAAKVAGADHIYKVGGVQAIAAMAYGTESVLKIDKIVGPGNVFVTVAKMMVRDKAEIDFPAGPSEVLIIADDSADAAMIASDILAQAEHDPKSVSVLVTTSSSLAEQTNDEVKKQADAAVRKEIVDSSLENAAIIVTDTMDECISISNDFAPEHLEIMVRDDDAVLERIENAGSIFVGNYAPVAAGDYASGTNHVLPTAGYPKIYSGLNIHHFLKYSTIQKITKEGLSSIGDTIISLAEKEGLQAHADSVKLRLND